The Lineus longissimus chromosome 2, tnLinLong1.2, whole genome shotgun sequence genome window below encodes:
- the LOC135483613 gene encoding sulfotransferase 1C2A-like yields MEDASFDPLSYRIPEGHRYKGMALEKFMYEWQMKKVESLEYAPDDMIVASYPKSGTTLTQEIVYLVRHDGDTDKAGNELITKRVPFLEVLTADENCLAESLSKMEHPRTFKVHSNIEVMENAVLSQKTRVVYVMRNPKDTLVSLFYFYKISKGLGNFPGTWNQFFDMAMAHFDNLLFGNMLDHFSGWWSLRHLPNVLITRFEDLVRNPEQEIARIAEFCGKDGMSEETIDKITQATRFDTMKKNPKTNYQSSDGMDMSASQFMRKGIIGDWKNHFTIAQNETFDRLIQEKLTGTGLEFCYE; encoded by the exons ATGGAAGATGCTAGTTTCGACCCCTTATCCTATCGGATTCCAGAAGGGCACAGGTATAAGGGGATGGCTCTGGAGAAATTTATGTACGAATGGCAAATGAAGAAAGTCGAGAGCCTGGAATATGCCCCCGACGATATGATTGTGGCGTCTTATCCAAAATCAG GAACCACCCTCACGCAAGAAATTGTGTACTTGGTACGGCATGACGGTGATACCGACAAGGCTGGGAACGAGCTCATCACCAAGCGGGTACCATTTCTAGAAGTACTTACTGCTGATGAAAACTGTCTCGCCGAAAGTCTGAGCAAAATGGAGCACCCTCGTACATTCAAGGTCCACTCTAATATTGAGGTAATGGAGAATGCAGTTTTGTCACAGAAGACCAGGGTTGTGTACGTCATGCGAAATCCAAAGGATACGCTGGTGTCCTTGTTTTATTTCTACAAAATTAGCAAAGGACTAGGTAACTTTCCCGGCACCTGGAACCAGTTCTTTGACATGGCAATGgcacattttgataatttgttatTTGGCAACATGCTTGATCACTTCTCTGGGTGGTGGAGCCTACGACACCTTCCTAATGTATTGATCACGCGGTTTGAAGATTTGGTACGGAATCCTGAGCAAGAGATCGCAAGAATAGCGGAATTCTGTGGGAAAGATGGCATGTCTGAGGAAACTATAGACAAAATCACCCAAGCAACAAGATTTGATACGATGAAGAAGAATCCTAAAACAAATTACCAATCTTCAGATGGCATGGATATGAGTGCAAGTCAATTTATGAGAAAAGGGATCATCGGTGATTGGAAGAATCATTTTACCATTGCACAGAATGAAACATTCGATAGACTTATCCAGGAGAAGTTGACGGGGACTGGGTTGGAGTTCTGCTACGAGTGA